From a region of the Burkholderiaceae bacterium DAT-1 genome:
- a CDS encoding RidA family protein, whose amino-acid sequence MSIQRFHVGPRLSEMVVHNGTVYLAGQVAETTLLEDTRAQSREIFGMIDRLLAEVGSDKTKILSAQIWLATMDDYDLMNEAWSEWVPQGHTPVRATVESRLADPNYRVEVKIIAAV is encoded by the coding sequence ATGTCGATTCAGCGTTTTCATGTTGGCCCGCGTTTATCGGAAATGGTGGTGCACAATGGCACCGTATACCTCGCTGGCCAAGTCGCGGAAACGACATTGCTGGAAGATACACGTGCCCAGTCCCGCGAAATTTTCGGCATGATTGATCGTCTGCTGGCAGAAGTCGGCAGCGACAAAACCAAGATTCTGTCTGCACAGATCTGGCTGGCGACCATGGATGACTACGACCTGATGAATGAAGCGTGGTCGGAGTGGGTGCCGCAGGGTCATACACCGGTACGCGCAACGGTTGAGTCGCGTCTGGCTGACCCAAACTACCGGGTAGAAGTGAAGATCATCGCTGCGGTTTAA
- a CDS encoding MGMT family protein, producing MSSKLSITRVANSLSPLQHALIETVRRVPHGKVASYGMIAALAGYPRHARHVGQALKRLPDNSDAPWWRIVSGDGTIPVRGADGADDQQRWLLEAEGITFKASGKIDMRRHAVE from the coding sequence ATGTCGAGCAAATTGAGCATCACCCGCGTGGCTAATAGCCTAAGTCCCTTACAGCACGCCCTGATCGAAACGGTCAGGCGCGTGCCGCATGGCAAAGTGGCAAGTTACGGTATGATCGCGGCACTGGCAGGTTATCCCCGTCATGCGCGACATGTCGGCCAGGCACTGAAGCGGCTGCCCGACAATAGCGATGCGCCCTGGTGGCGCATTGTGTCCGGCGACGGGACGATACCCGTGCGGGGTGCCGATGGCGCTGACGATCAGCAAAGATGGCTACTTGAAGCAGAAGGGATCACTTTTAAAGCATCGGGCAAGATCGATATGCGTCGGCATGCAGTCGAATAG
- the ilvD gene encoding dihydroxy-acid dehydratase, translating to MPAYRSRTTTHGRNMAGARALWRATGMKDGDFDKPIIAIANSFTQFVPGHVHLHNLGQLVAREIEKAGGVAKEFNTIAIDDGIAMGHGGMLYSLPSRDLIADSVEYMVNAHCADALVCISNCDKITPGMLMAALRLNIPTIFVSGGPMEAGKVNWRGQDRGLDLVDAMIEAASPDATDAEVAEIERSACPTCGSCSGMFTANSMNCLTEALGLSLPGNGSLVATHAFRKELFLKAGQKIVELAKRWYEQDDASVLPRSIATLEAFENAMSLDVAMGGSTNTVLHLLAAAHEAGVDFKMSDIDRISRRVPCLCKVAPATQKYHMEDVHRAGGVMGILGELDRAGLLNRKVPTVHSHTLGGALSDWDVQHARDPHIHDFFRAAPGGIATTIAFSQSMLYPELDLDRTHGCIRDAQFAYSKDGGLAVLYGNLAERGCIVKTAGVDESILTFNGRARVFESQDDAVEAILGDQIVAGDVVVIRYEGPKGGPGMQEMLYPTSYLKSKGLGKACALLTDGRFSGGTSGLSIGHVSPEAADRGAIALVQEGDRIEIDIPNRRIHLAVSDEELVKRHTEMEKRGAKAFKPETRERHVTPALRAYAAMTTSADTGAVRNVEQIEHHPRG from the coding sequence ATGCCTGCCTATCGTTCCCGTACCACCACCCATGGCCGTAATATGGCCGGTGCCCGTGCCCTGTGGCGTGCCACCGGCATGAAGGATGGTGACTTCGATAAACCCATTATTGCCATTGCCAATAGCTTCACCCAGTTCGTGCCGGGTCATGTTCATCTGCATAACCTCGGCCAGCTGGTGGCACGCGAAATCGAAAAGGCCGGTGGGGTCGCCAAGGAATTCAACACGATTGCGATCGATGATGGCATCGCCATGGGCCACGGCGGCATGCTGTACTCTCTGCCTAGTCGAGATCTGATCGCCGACTCGGTGGAATACATGGTCAACGCCCACTGTGCCGATGCGCTGGTCTGTATTTCCAACTGCGACAAAATCACCCCCGGCATGCTGATGGCTGCGCTGCGCCTCAATATTCCGACGATTTTTGTATCCGGTGGCCCAATGGAAGCAGGTAAGGTCAACTGGCGCGGACAGGATCGAGGCCTTGATCTGGTCGATGCCATGATCGAAGCCGCCAGTCCTGATGCCACCGATGCCGAAGTCGCTGAAATCGAACGCTCGGCCTGCCCAACCTGTGGCTCTTGTTCCGGCATGTTCACCGCCAATTCGATGAACTGCCTCACCGAGGCGCTGGGCTTGAGTCTGCCCGGCAATGGCTCACTGGTAGCCACGCACGCCTTCCGTAAAGAACTATTCCTGAAAGCCGGACAAAAGATCGTCGAACTGGCCAAACGCTGGTACGAGCAAGATGATGCAAGCGTGCTGCCCCGCTCCATTGCCACGCTGGAAGCCTTTGAAAACGCCATGAGTCTCGACGTGGCCATGGGCGGCTCTACCAATACTGTCTTGCACCTCCTGGCGGCCGCGCATGAGGCAGGCGTCGACTTCAAGATGTCCGATATCGACCGTATCAGCCGTCGCGTGCCTTGTCTGTGTAAAGTGGCGCCTGCTACCCAGAAATATCACATGGAAGACGTCCACCGTGCAGGCGGCGTGATGGGGATTCTCGGCGAACTGGATCGCGCCGGATTGCTCAACCGTAAGGTGCCCACAGTACATTCCCATACGCTGGGCGGCGCACTGTCAGACTGGGATGTACAGCACGCCCGCGATCCGCATATCCACGACTTCTTCCGTGCAGCCCCTGGCGGCATTGCCACCACCATCGCCTTCAGCCAGTCCATGCTCTATCCGGAGCTGGATCTTGATCGTACACACGGCTGCATCCGCGATGCACAGTTTGCCTATTCCAAGGATGGCGGCCTGGCGGTGCTCTACGGCAATCTCGCCGAACGTGGCTGCATCGTGAAGACAGCCGGTGTAGATGAATCGATCCTCACCTTCAATGGTCGCGCCCGCGTGTTCGAAAGTCAGGACGATGCGGTTGAAGCCATTCTGGGCGATCAGATTGTGGCAGGCGATGTCGTGGTGATTCGCTACGAGGGTCCCAAGGGCGGCCCGGGCATGCAGGAAATGCTCTACCCCACCAGCTATCTCAAATCCAAGGGTCTCGGCAAAGCCTGTGCATTGCTGACCGATGGCCGTTTCTCGGGTGGCACATCAGGTTTGTCAATTGGCCATGTATCGCCGGAAGCAGCCGACCGCGGCGCAATTGCGTTGGTGCAGGAAGGTGATCGCATTGAAATCGATATCCCGAATCGTCGTATTCACCTGGCGGTGTCGGACGAAGAACTGGTCAAGCGTCATACCGAGATGGAAAAGCGCGGAGCAAAGGCATTCAAGCCCGAAACGCGCGAACGCCATGTCACACCCGCCTTGCGTGCATATGCGGCCATGACAACAAGTGCCGACACAGGTGCCGTCCGTAATGTCGAGCAAATTGAGCATCACCCGCGTGGCTAA
- the lgt gene encoding prolipoprotein diacylglyceryl transferase: protein MMIHPQFDPVAISIGPIFGIGPLAIRWYGLTYLAGFILFLILGNYRIRKQPASGWTTQQLDDLLFYGVLGVIFGGRLGYILFYKPEFYFSHPMEILRVWEGGMAFHGGFLGVLVAMWLIGRKYGYSFFKVTDFIAPLVPLGLAAGRIGNFINGELWGRVTSTDAFWAMQFPLVDQQPRHPSQLYQFALEGITLFVIMWLFSSKKRPEGQVSALFLLGYGLFRFIAEFAREPDNFLGFLALGFSMGQWLSLPMILLGGILFVRAAKRG, encoded by the coding sequence ATGATGATTCACCCGCAATTCGATCCGGTTGCGATCAGCATTGGACCGATATTTGGTATTGGCCCGCTGGCCATCCGTTGGTACGGCCTGACCTATCTGGCGGGCTTTATTCTGTTTCTGATTCTGGGAAATTACCGCATTCGCAAGCAACCCGCCAGCGGTTGGACCACACAACAGCTCGATGACCTGCTTTTTTATGGTGTTTTGGGCGTCATTTTTGGCGGGCGACTTGGTTATATCCTCTTTTACAAGCCTGAATTCTATTTCTCGCATCCGATGGAAATCTTGCGGGTGTGGGAAGGCGGCATGGCGTTCCACGGTGGCTTCCTGGGCGTGCTGGTGGCGATGTGGCTGATCGGCCGCAAATATGGCTACTCATTTTTCAAGGTGACCGATTTCATTGCGCCGCTGGTGCCGCTCGGACTGGCTGCAGGCCGGATTGGCAACTTTATCAATGGCGAACTGTGGGGGAGAGTGACTTCTACCGATGCATTCTGGGCGATGCAGTTTCCGCTTGTGGATCAGCAGCCGCGTCATCCGTCACAGTTGTATCAGTTTGCGCTGGAAGGGATCACCCTGTTTGTGATCATGTGGTTGTTCTCCAGCAAGAAGCGTCCTGAGGGGCAGGTGTCGGCTCTATTCCTGCTGGGCTATGGCCTGTTCCGTTTTATCGCAGAGTTTGCGCGCGAACCGGATAACTTCCTGGGCTTCCTCGCGCTGGGCTTCTCAATGGGGCAATGGCTGAGTCTGCCCATGATTCTGCTGGGCGGCATCCTGTTTGTACGGGCAGCGAAGCGAGGCTAA